In a genomic window of Paroedura picta isolate Pp20150507F chromosome 14, Ppicta_v3.0, whole genome shotgun sequence:
- the MGME1 gene encoding mitochondrial genome maintenance exonuclease 1, whose product MGPSLFLNKKCFRLILFSVRLVDKEWLPHRCLSTSSCLSMKKKTSEYECVDHERYGSLIRSVTSFRGSSQTPESIFEEDNMLYGPVSKQKQLAKEADPRTPGNWIPLLNPAKNIPLQKASLAPPLQISLQRNKMASVTTVLQQTMPLEQAFFLERWKRKMILELGEEGFAKYTQDIFQQGKLFHRALEGLLLAKEDSVKEQEERSGVSGYLASVQHVLQDISAVRALESAVEHETLQYQGLVDCVAEYRGRLCIVDWKTSRKPKPLLQNTFDNPLQVAAYIGAVNHDANYDFQVDCGLLVIAYNDGSPAHPHYMDSELCSQYWSKWLLRLEEFREKGKDRRTA is encoded by the exons ATGGGGCcatctctttttttaaacaaaaagtgTTTTAGGCTAATCTTATTTTCAGTGAGACTGGTCGACAAAGAGTGGCTCCCACACAGATGCCTTTCCACCTCGTCTTGTCTTTCTATGAAGAAGAAAACCAGTGAATATGAATGCGTTGACCATGAAAGGTATGGCAGTTTGATCCGCAGTGTCACATCCTTCAGAGGTAGTTCTCAAACACCAGAGTCAATATTTGAAGAAGACAATATGCTCTACGGACCAGTGAGCAAACAGAAGCAGCTAGCTAAGGAGGCTGACCCACGCACTCCTGGAAACTGGATTCCACTCTTGAATCCTGCAAAGAACATTCCACTCCAGAAAGCTTCCCTAGCACCACCTCTGCAGATCAGCTTGCAAAGGAACAAGATGGCCAGTGTGACAACGGTCCTGCAGCAGACCATGCCCCTGGAGCAGGCCTTTTTTCTGGAGAGGTGGAAACGGAAAATGATTCTggaacttggagaagagggcttTGCAAAATACACTCAAG ATATATTCCAACAAGGCAAGCTCTTCCACAGGGCCCTAGAAGGGTTGCTGTTAGCTAAAGAAGACTCTGTGAAGGAACAGGAAGAACGCAGCGGCGTCTCCGGCTACTTGGCCAGCGTGCAGCATGTGCTCCAGGATATCTCTGCCGTGAGAGCCCTTGAAAGCGCAGTGGAGCATGAGACTCTCCAGTATCAAGGCCTAGTGGACTGTGTGGCTGAGTACAG AGGAAGATTATGCATCGTTGACTGGAAGACTTCAAGGAAACCGAAGCCGCTTCTTCAGAATACATTTGACAACCCACTGCAGGTTGCAGCGTACATAGGAGCTGTTAACCATGATGCCAACTATGACTTCCAG GTTGACTGTGGACTTCTTGTGATTGCCTACAATGATGGCTCTCCTGCCCATCCTCACTATATGGACTCTGAGCTGTGTTCTCAGTACTGGAGCAAGTGGCTGCTTCGGCTGGAGGAAttcagagagaaagggaaggaccgTAGGACTGCATGA
- the SNX5 gene encoding sorting nexin-5 isoform X1, producing MSLPTGAEEAVTSDSKMRSVSVDLNIDPSLQIDIPDALSEKDKVKFTVHTKTTLPGFQGTEFSVTRLHEDFEWLHDILSETEEYAGLIIPPAPAKPDFDGPREKMHKLGEGELSMTKEEFAKMKQELEAEYLAVFKKTVSSHEVFLQRISSHPVLRQDHNFHVFLEYDHDLSVRRKNAKEMFGGFFKSVVKSADEVLFSGVKEVDDFFEQEKTFLVTYCNRIKDACAKADKMTRSHKTVADDYIHTSACMNSLALEEPTVIKKYLLKVAELFEKLRKIENRVSSDEDLKLSELLRYYVLNIEAAKDLLYRRTRALVDYENSNKALDKARLKGKDVRQAETHQQECCQRFEKLSLSAKQELNNFKRKRTAAFRKNLIEMAELEIKHAKNNVLALQSCIDLLKN from the exons ATGTCTCTCCCCACCGGAGCCGAGGAGGCGGTGACGAGCGATAGTAAG ATGAGGTCTGTATCTGTGGACTTAAACATTGATCCCTCACTGCAAATTGACATTCCTGATGCTCTCAGTGAAAAAGACAAGGTGAAGTTCACAGTCCATACAAAG ACTACATTACCAGGCTTCCAGGGCACAGAATTCTCTGTTACAAGACTACATGAAGATTTTGAGTGGCTACATGACATACTTAGTGAAACAGAAGAGTATGCAGGGCTTATT ATCCCCCCTGCCCCTGCAAAGCCTGACTTTGATGGCCCTCGAGAGAAGATGCATAAACTTGGGGAAGGAGAGCTGTCTATGACAAAGGAGGAATTTGCTAAAATGAAGCAAGAACTGGAAGC tGAATAcctagcagtcttcaagaaaaCAGTATCATCACATGAAGTCTTCCTTCAGCGAATTTCTTCCCACCCTGTTCTCCGGCAAGATCACAACTTCCATGTCTTCCTTGAGTACGACCATGAT CTAAGTGTTCGGAGAaaaaatgcaaaggaaatgtTCGGTGGCTTCTTTAAAAGTGTGGTGAAAAGTGCTGATGAAGTTTTGTTCTCCGGGGTTAAG GAGGTGGATGATTTCTTTGAGCAAGAGAAGACTTTCCTTGTGACCTACTGCAACAGAATCAAGGATGCGTGTGCAAAGGCAGATAAAATGACGAGATCACATAAAA CTGTTGCAGATGACTACATCCACACCTCAGCATGCATGAACAGCCTGGCCCTGGAAGAGCCCACTGTCATTAAAAA GTACTTGCTGAAAGTTGCCGAGCTTTTTGAGAAACTCAGG AAAATAGAGAACCGTGTTTCTTCTGATGAAGATTTGAAGCTCTCGGAGTTACTAAGATACTATGTGCTCAATATAGAAGCGGCAAAA GATCTCCTGTACAGACGTACACGGGCCCTTGTGGACTATGAAAACTCAAACAAAGCTCTGGACAAAGCTCGATTGAAAGGCAAAGATGTCAGGCAGGCAGAAACACACCAGCAAGAGTGCTGTCAAAGATTTGAAAAactttctctctctgccaaaCAAG AATTGAACAACTTTAAACGGAAGCGAACAGCAGCATTTCGTAAGAATCTAATTGAAATGGCTGAATTGGAGATCAAGCATGCAAAG AACAATGTTTTGGCCCTGCAAAGCTGTATTGATTTATTAAAGAACTAA
- the SNX5 gene encoding sorting nexin-5 isoform X2, translating into MSPGLRRNLLYKMRSVSVDLNIDPSLQIDIPDALSEKDKVKFTVHTKTTLPGFQGTEFSVTRLHEDFEWLHDILSETEEYAGLIIPPAPAKPDFDGPREKMHKLGEGELSMTKEEFAKMKQELEAEYLAVFKKTVSSHEVFLQRISSHPVLRQDHNFHVFLEYDHDLSVRRKNAKEMFGGFFKSVVKSADEVLFSGVKEVDDFFEQEKTFLVTYCNRIKDACAKADKMTRSHKTVADDYIHTSACMNSLALEEPTVIKKYLLKVAELFEKLRKIENRVSSDEDLKLSELLRYYVLNIEAAKDLLYRRTRALVDYENSNKALDKARLKGKDVRQAETHQQECCQRFEKLSLSAKQELNNFKRKRTAAFRKNLIEMAELEIKHAKNNVLALQSCIDLLKN; encoded by the exons ATGAGTCCAGGACTTCGCCGGAATTTACTTTACAAG ATGAGGTCTGTATCTGTGGACTTAAACATTGATCCCTCACTGCAAATTGACATTCCTGATGCTCTCAGTGAAAAAGACAAGGTGAAGTTCACAGTCCATACAAAG ACTACATTACCAGGCTTCCAGGGCACAGAATTCTCTGTTACAAGACTACATGAAGATTTTGAGTGGCTACATGACATACTTAGTGAAACAGAAGAGTATGCAGGGCTTATT ATCCCCCCTGCCCCTGCAAAGCCTGACTTTGATGGCCCTCGAGAGAAGATGCATAAACTTGGGGAAGGAGAGCTGTCTATGACAAAGGAGGAATTTGCTAAAATGAAGCAAGAACTGGAAGC tGAATAcctagcagtcttcaagaaaaCAGTATCATCACATGAAGTCTTCCTTCAGCGAATTTCTTCCCACCCTGTTCTCCGGCAAGATCACAACTTCCATGTCTTCCTTGAGTACGACCATGAT CTAAGTGTTCGGAGAaaaaatgcaaaggaaatgtTCGGTGGCTTCTTTAAAAGTGTGGTGAAAAGTGCTGATGAAGTTTTGTTCTCCGGGGTTAAG GAGGTGGATGATTTCTTTGAGCAAGAGAAGACTTTCCTTGTGACCTACTGCAACAGAATCAAGGATGCGTGTGCAAAGGCAGATAAAATGACGAGATCACATAAAA CTGTTGCAGATGACTACATCCACACCTCAGCATGCATGAACAGCCTGGCCCTGGAAGAGCCCACTGTCATTAAAAA GTACTTGCTGAAAGTTGCCGAGCTTTTTGAGAAACTCAGG AAAATAGAGAACCGTGTTTCTTCTGATGAAGATTTGAAGCTCTCGGAGTTACTAAGATACTATGTGCTCAATATAGAAGCGGCAAAA GATCTCCTGTACAGACGTACACGGGCCCTTGTGGACTATGAAAACTCAAACAAAGCTCTGGACAAAGCTCGATTGAAAGGCAAAGATGTCAGGCAGGCAGAAACACACCAGCAAGAGTGCTGTCAAAGATTTGAAAAactttctctctctgccaaaCAAG AATTGAACAACTTTAAACGGAAGCGAACAGCAGCATTTCGTAAGAATCTAATTGAAATGGCTGAATTGGAGATCAAGCATGCAAAG AACAATGTTTTGGCCCTGCAAAGCTGTATTGATTTATTAAAGAACTAA
- the SNX5 gene encoding sorting nexin-5 isoform X3 produces MRSVSVDLNIDPSLQIDIPDALSEKDKVKFTVHTKTTLPGFQGTEFSVTRLHEDFEWLHDILSETEEYAGLIIPPAPAKPDFDGPREKMHKLGEGELSMTKEEFAKMKQELEAEYLAVFKKTVSSHEVFLQRISSHPVLRQDHNFHVFLEYDHDLSVRRKNAKEMFGGFFKSVVKSADEVLFSGVKEVDDFFEQEKTFLVTYCNRIKDACAKADKMTRSHKTVADDYIHTSACMNSLALEEPTVIKKYLLKVAELFEKLRKIENRVSSDEDLKLSELLRYYVLNIEAAKDLLYRRTRALVDYENSNKALDKARLKGKDVRQAETHQQECCQRFEKLSLSAKQELNNFKRKRTAAFRKNLIEMAELEIKHAKNNVLALQSCIDLLKN; encoded by the exons ATGAGGTCTGTATCTGTGGACTTAAACATTGATCCCTCACTGCAAATTGACATTCCTGATGCTCTCAGTGAAAAAGACAAGGTGAAGTTCACAGTCCATACAAAG ACTACATTACCAGGCTTCCAGGGCACAGAATTCTCTGTTACAAGACTACATGAAGATTTTGAGTGGCTACATGACATACTTAGTGAAACAGAAGAGTATGCAGGGCTTATT ATCCCCCCTGCCCCTGCAAAGCCTGACTTTGATGGCCCTCGAGAGAAGATGCATAAACTTGGGGAAGGAGAGCTGTCTATGACAAAGGAGGAATTTGCTAAAATGAAGCAAGAACTGGAAGC tGAATAcctagcagtcttcaagaaaaCAGTATCATCACATGAAGTCTTCCTTCAGCGAATTTCTTCCCACCCTGTTCTCCGGCAAGATCACAACTTCCATGTCTTCCTTGAGTACGACCATGAT CTAAGTGTTCGGAGAaaaaatgcaaaggaaatgtTCGGTGGCTTCTTTAAAAGTGTGGTGAAAAGTGCTGATGAAGTTTTGTTCTCCGGGGTTAAG GAGGTGGATGATTTCTTTGAGCAAGAGAAGACTTTCCTTGTGACCTACTGCAACAGAATCAAGGATGCGTGTGCAAAGGCAGATAAAATGACGAGATCACATAAAA CTGTTGCAGATGACTACATCCACACCTCAGCATGCATGAACAGCCTGGCCCTGGAAGAGCCCACTGTCATTAAAAA GTACTTGCTGAAAGTTGCCGAGCTTTTTGAGAAACTCAGG AAAATAGAGAACCGTGTTTCTTCTGATGAAGATTTGAAGCTCTCGGAGTTACTAAGATACTATGTGCTCAATATAGAAGCGGCAAAA GATCTCCTGTACAGACGTACACGGGCCCTTGTGGACTATGAAAACTCAAACAAAGCTCTGGACAAAGCTCGATTGAAAGGCAAAGATGTCAGGCAGGCAGAAACACACCAGCAAGAGTGCTGTCAAAGATTTGAAAAactttctctctctgccaaaCAAG AATTGAACAACTTTAAACGGAAGCGAACAGCAGCATTTCGTAAGAATCTAATTGAAATGGCTGAATTGGAGATCAAGCATGCAAAG AACAATGTTTTGGCCCTGCAAAGCTGTATTGATTTATTAAAGAACTAA